A genomic window from Micromonospora sp. WMMA1947 includes:
- a CDS encoding M15 family metallopeptidase, with translation MILLSDPRVAAVSSRDDGEPLVDLRDVPGLRVDGRAADPAGAYARVRRGVADRLLAAQRALPAGLRLLVVEGYRPYRAQLDIFTGYRDELRRRHPDWPADRLHRETTKFVSPVEVAPHSTGGAVDLTLCDADGVELDMGTALDATPEESADACFTAARHIPVSAWRNRNVLVAALSGAGMVNYPTEWWHWSYGDRYWALMTGAPHTRYGPL, from the coding sequence GTGATCCTGCTCTCCGACCCCCGGGTCGCCGCGGTGTCCAGCCGGGACGACGGCGAACCCCTGGTGGACCTGCGCGACGTGCCCGGACTGCGGGTGGACGGGCGGGCCGCCGATCCCGCCGGGGCGTACGCCCGGGTGCGGCGCGGTGTCGCGGACCGGTTGCTGGCCGCGCAGCGCGCGCTGCCGGCCGGGCTGCGCCTGCTCGTGGTCGAGGGCTACCGGCCGTACCGGGCGCAGCTGGACATCTTCACCGGCTACCGGGACGAACTGCGCCGGCGTCACCCGGACTGGCCGGCGGACCGGCTGCACCGGGAGACCACCAAGTTCGTCTCGCCGGTCGAGGTGGCCCCGCACAGCACCGGCGGAGCAGTCGACCTCACCCTGTGCGACGCCGACGGTGTGGAGCTGGACATGGGCACCGCGCTCGACGCCACCCCGGAGGAGAGCGCCGACGCCTGCTTCACCGCCGCACGGCACATCCCGGTGAGCGCGTGGCGCAACCGGAATGTGCTGGTGGCGGCGTTGAGCGGCGCGGGGATGGTGAACTACCCGACGGAGTGGTGGCACTGGTCCTACGGCGACAGGTACTGGGCGCTGATGACCGGAGCGCCGCACACCCGTTACGGTCCGTTGTAG